The genomic window GTTGAGGTCCGAAAGCGGGGTGGTCATGGGGGGTCCTCCAGTACGGCGAGCAATGAGGCAGGGGCAGAGCGGGAGAGGCTTACCAGGGCGAGGAATTGGACTGAGGCGGCGCAGGACGCGGCTCGCTCAGGCGCAGTTCCTCGGAGGGCATCGGCTCACCGAACTGCATGTATTTGCGCGCGGTCTCGGGCGTGCCGCGCCCTTGCAGCACCCGGATGACCGGGCGTTCCTGCGGGTTGCCGAGTTCGACCAGCGCCAGGCGGCCCGTTTCGTAGGCGCCGAGGTCCACGTACACATGCCGTCCCAGTCGGGTTGGCTGGCGCACCGGGGTGTGCCCGTGCAGGCTGTAGACCACGCCGTCCGGTAGGGGAAACGGCCCCTCGAAAGGCCGCAGCCACAGCGCCGCCGACAGCGGGTTGGGGTGGGTCTGGTGTGCGACCGGGGGCGCGGCGTGCGACACCAGCACACTTGGCCGGTCGGCGCCGGGGGCCTCGGCGTGAATCTCGCCGTCGGCGGTCACGTACACCACGCGCCTGAGGTCGGGCAGGTTCAAGTACCGCTCCAGCAGCGCGGGAAACTGTTCCAGCGTCAGGCTGCCGAGTTCGCGGCGCACCGTTTCGCCCCCGGCGCGCATCCACCAGTGGTAGCCCTCCATCGCCCGGCGGTAGTCGCCCATATCGTGGGTGCCGAGGTAGTCCTTGTACCAGCGCGGCCCTTCCTGCGCCATGCGCTCGTGGTTGCCCATCAGTAGGGTGGCGCGGCCCGCCGCGTGGAGTTCGAGCAGCAGTTCGATGGTGGCGAGACTGTTGGGGCCACGGTCAATCGCGTCGCCCAGGCTCAGGAAATGCGCCGAGGGAAAGCGGTCCACGGCGGCGCGCAGCAGGTCCACCCGCCCGTGCAGGTCGGGAATGACGATGACCTGTCTCACGCCTTTTCCCCGAGCTGGCTGTCCTCTGGCTCATCGGCCCCAGGTTCATCAGAGAAGTCGAGCAAAGTCTGCTTGCTGCGCTCGCGCAGGAGCCGAGGCGCGTCGGTGTCGGGAGTGAAGGTCAGGTGGCCCTGCGCCGCCCGCACGCGGTAGCCCTGGCCGTCGGCGGCGCCGGGCAGCCACTCGGCGGGAAGTTGAAAGGTGCGGCCCTGCTCGTCTTCCACGTCGGCGAGCCCGGCGTCCTCGTCGAGCACGTCAATCACCAGCAAGGTGTCGGCGGAGTCTTGCGTCATGCCGCGAGTCTAGAGGGAATAAGCAGAGGGGGTAAGGAAACGATTACCGCTCGGCAAGCACCGCCCGCGCCTCCGCGACCTCGTTCCAGGGGAGCGTCTCCGTCGCGCGTTCAAGGGTGTCCTCGGGGCCCTTGCCCGCCAGTAGCACGGTGTCGCCCGGCTGCGCGTGCGTGACGGCATACCGGATGGCCTCGCGCCGGTCGCCGATACTGACGAAGTTGCTGCGGCCTTCCTCGCGGGCGCCGCGCTCCATCTCATTCAGGATGTCCTGAAGTGGCGTATCGCGGCAGTCCTCCTCCGTCAAAATCGCGTGGTCGGCCAGCCGCGTCGCCACCTCGCCGAGCGGTGCGCGCTTGTACGGGTCGCGCGGGCCGCCCGCTGAGCCGATGACCACCCACAGGTGCCCGGCGGTGGTCGCCCGCAGCGTGCCGAGCGCCTTTTCCAGACTCGGCGGCGTGTGCGCGAAATCCACGATGACGCGGGGAGAGGTTGCACCGCCCGGCACGAGTTCCATGCGCCCCGGCACGCCCCGGAAGGACGCCAGGCCCGCCTGAAGTTGCAAGGCGGTGGCGCCGAGGTGATGGGCCGCCGCCATGCCCGCCAGCGCGTTGGCGACGTTGAAGCGGCCAATCATCGGCAGCTCGGCCTGAAAGTCGCCCGCCGGAGACACCACCCGGAAATGCAGCCCGCTGTGGCGCTCCTCGATGTCCTGTGCCCGCCAGTCGGCGTGCTGGTTCTCGGCGGAGTAGGTCGTTTCCCCCGGCGCGATGCCCCGCAGTTGCGCGGTCCAGGGGTCGTCCACGTTCAGCACGGCGAAGCGGGCGCGCTCGACCAGTTTGCGTTTGTCGGCGAAGTAGTTGTCCAGCGTGCCGTGAAAGTCGAGGTGTTCGCTGCTCAGGTGCGTCCACACCGCCACGTCCCAGTCCACGCCGCGCACCCGGTCGAGCGACAGCGCGTGGCTGCTCGCTTCGAGGACCGTCGCCTGCGCGCCCGCCGCCACCATCTCGCGCAGCGTGTCCTGCACCTGCGGCGCCTCGGGCGTGGTGAAGTGCGCGGGAAAATGCCGCAATTCGCCGTCGGGCAGCTCATAGCCGACGGTGGACAGCAGCCCGGTGGCGAGCCCCGCCGAGCGCAGCAGGTGCCGGGTCAGCCAGCTCGTCGTCGTCTTGCCGTCGGTGCCGGTCACGCCGACCACCTTCAACTCGCGGCTGGGGTGCCCCGCCAGGGCCGCCGCCGCGTCGGCCAGTGCAGCGCGGGCGTTCGGCACCGTCAGGTAGGGCAGCGGCGAAGTTTGCCCGTCTGCCAGTCCTTCTCCCAGCACCGCCACCGCGCCCGCCGCCTGCGCCTGTTCCATAAAGCTGTGCCCGTCGAACTTGGCGCCCCGAATCGCCACGAATGCGGAGCCCGGCTGCACCCACGCCGCGTTGTGGGTCACGCCCGTCACCTCGGTGTCGGTCTGGGGGTCGGTCTCAGGAGCAGGCAACTGAAGTGCGGCGGCGAGGTCGGAAAGGCGCATAGGGGAGAGGGTAGAGCTTCTTTTGACCCTCTACCAAGGGGAGAGGGCCTTGCAAAGCAAGGGGTGAGGGGTCTCTCAGCGCAGCAGCGGCAGCCCGTAGCCGTGTGCCTGCACCCGCCCGCACACCCACTCGAAGGCCTGCGGGTCGTGCACGAAGTCGAGGGCGTCGCCGTCCACCCGCACCACCGGGCACAGGTCGAAGGCGGCAATCCACCCGGCGTAGAGCCGGTTCAGGCCCGCGAGGTACTCGTCGGGGATGGCCTGCTCGTAGTCGCGTCCGCGCAGAGCGATGCGCCGCCGCAGCGTAGGCAGCCCCGCGTCGATGTGAATCAGCAGGTCCGGCACCCGCAGCGCGGGCAGCACGCCTTCGTACAGGCCCCGGTAGGTCTGCCAGTCGCGCTCCCCCATCTGGCCTGACTCGTAGAGGTTGCGGGCGAAGATGTTGGCGTCCTCGAACACGGTGCGGTCCTGAATCACGTAGCGCGCGCCCGTCACCATACCGAGGTGCTGCTCGAGCCGCCGCGACAGGAAATACACCTGCGAGTGAAAGGAGTACTGTCGCATATCGTGGTAAAAGTCTTCCAGGTAGGGGTTTTCGGCATACGGCTCGTACACCGGGCGCAGGCCGTAGCGCTCGGCGAGCATCCGCGTCAGCGTGCTTTTGCCGCTGCCGATGTTGCCCGACACCGCCACGTACATCAGCGGTCCTCCCCGGCGGGGGCCTGCGCGAGTGCCGCGTCGATCTGGTCGAAAATCGCCTGCTGGTCGGCTTCGTTCGCCACGAAGTCGTAGTTCCCCGCCTCCAGAATCAGGTGCGGGTGGGCGTAGGTGCGGAAATAGTCGTCGTAGCGCCCCGTCAGGTCGGCGAGGTAGGCGGCCTTCATGTCGTGCTCGAAGGGTCGGCCCCGCCGGGCGATGCGGCGCAGCAATTCCGGCGGGTCGGCCCGCAGGTACACCACCAGGTCGGGCGTGGGCAGCCGGGGCGAGAGGTGGCCGTAGAGGTCCTGATACAGGTCGAACTCGGCGTCGCGCAGGTTCATCGCCGCGAAGATGAAGTCCTTGTCGAACAGGTAGTCGCTGACCACCTCCGGGCGGTAAAGCCCCGGCTGCCACAGTTGCGAGAGCTGCTTGAAGCGCGAGAGCAGAAAAAACGCCTGCACCTGAAAGGCGTAGGCCTGCGGCTGCTCGTAGAACTTCGCCAGGAAAGGGTTTTCCTCCACCACTTCCAGATTCAGCTCTGCCCCGCTGCGCTGCGCCAGCCGCTGCGCGAGGCTCGTTTTGCCCACTCCGATCGGCCCTTCCACCACGACATACATCAGGAGGAAGTGTAGAGCGTAGCGGGAAAAGAGATGCCCCTTCGCCCGCCACGCCCTTTTGCCGCGCTCGCTTGCCCGGCTCTTAGCCCACCGTGCGCTTGAGCAGCGTTACCGGCACCTTGACCTGCTGGCGGTCGCGCCACAGGGTCAGGGTCACCGTTTCGCCGGGGCGCTTGGCCGCGACCAGCCGGATCACGTCAAAGGAGTTACGCACGCTCTGGCCGTCCACCGCCACGATCACGTCGCCCAGCGGGGCGAGCAGTTGCCCCTTGGCGTTGCGTAGCGAGCCGCGCAGGTCGGCCACAGCGGCGGCGCTTCCGGCGGCCACCTCGTCCACCAGGGCGCCCTCGGCACTCGTCAGGCCCGCGAACTCGCGCAGCCGGGGTCGAGGGTGTCGAGGTCCACCAGGGTCGCGCCCAGGGTGCCGCGCTGCGGGGCGCCGGTCTTTTCGAGGTCGTCCACGCTCTGCGCCACCAGGTCGCTCGGCAGCGCCAGCCCGATCAATCCCGCCACCGCCAGGTTCGGCGCGGCGTTGGCGGCGGCCACCCCGACCACGGCGCCGCGCGAGTCGAGGACCGGGCCGCCGGAGTTGCCCTGCTGGATGCTGGCGGTGGTCGCCAGGTACTGCCCGACCTCCTGGGCAATCGTGTCGGTGCGCGGCACGTCGCGGGCGCTGGCGAGCACGCTGAAAATCCCGGTGCTCACGAAGTTGGGAAAACGCAGCGGCGTGCCGATGACCAGCAGCTTTTGTCCCGGCACCAGCCGCGCACTGTCTCCGAACGCCAGCGTGCCCGGCGCCGTGACCCCCTGCACCCGCAGCAGCGCGATGTCGATGCCGGGGTCGGTGGCCTCGATGCGGGCGGTCGCCTGCCGGCCGTTGGACAGCGTGACCGTGATCGCTTCCTGGTCCTCGACCACGTGATAGTTGGTCACGATCAGGTCACGCTTGTAAAAAAATCCGCTGCCGACTTCGACCGGGTCGTCGCCGGGTTGCAGCGCTTCCTTACGCAGCCGCACGTCGATACGCACCACGGCGGGCAGCGCGGCCTGCACGACCTCCACGGTGTTGATCTCGTCGGGGGTGACCAGCGCCTGCTGGGCTGATACCCGCCCGACCAGATATGCGCCGGCCGCCGCGCCGAACAGCAGCAGCGTCAGGGCGGCGGCGCGCAGGGGCTTCACTCGCCGCCGCCCCCCTCGCCGCCCGACTTGCGCGAGTCGTTGACGTAAAAGCCGCTGCCTTTAAAGGCGATGGCCGGGCGCGACAGCACCCGTTTGACCGGCGCGCCGGTTTCGGGGTGCTCGGTGTAGGGGTCGTCGCGCATGTGCTGCACGAGTTCGTAGATTTCGCCGGTGTTCAGGTCTTTGTAGAGGTAGGTGGGCATCAGTGGGGTCCTTCGGGGCGGGGGCGAGCGCCGGCTGGGCGCCGTCCCCGGCAAAACAGGGGGTCGGGATGGAGAAAGCCCGTCTCGCACGCGAGCGAGGCCGCGCCCATCCTAGCAGGACGCGGGCCGGGCGCGACCCTGAGTGTCTTACACATCCTGCTCACTTGCCTGCGGCGCTCATCGGTGTGTTCGGGTGCTATCCTGCCCGCCGAACCCCACACGAGTGGGCGGGGTTCGACTTCTTCGGGCAGCGCAAGGCCCCGGCGACACGTGATGTCACAAGCCGGGGAGACGAGGTGGAGGTCAGCGACTTTTCTGCGGATGCCTCCAGGCCCCGGTGAACGGGCCTACCCGGCGCGTGCTTTGCCGCTCTGAGTCAAAGACTCCGGCAGGCAGAACCACGCGCAAGCCCGGCGATAAGCCCCGCAGCAATGCGGGCATAAGGCCGGGCAGCTCACCACACCCCAGCAAGTGGCTGTGCGCGGCGCCGTCCCCCGGTGGACCTTCCCTTTTCGCCCCGGTGCGGAAGCGGAGTCCTCCGGGCGAGGCAAGGCGCCCACGCACGCCAGAGGAGCTTTTATGTGTGGAATTGTCGGTTATATCGGTCCCAGGCAGGCGCAGGACGTGCTGCTGAGCGGTCTTTCCAAGCTCGAATACCGTGGTTACGACAGCGCGGGCGTGGCGGTCGGTGACGGCGCGTGCATCGCGGTGCGCAAGAAGGCGGGCAAGCTCGCCAACCTCGCGGGTGACTTGCAGGCCGCGCCGCTGAGCGGCAGCTTTGGCATCGGGCACACCCGCTGGGCCACCCACGGTCTGCCCAACGACCGCAACAGCCACCCCCACACCACCGAAGACGGGCGCATCGTGCTAGTGCACAACGGCATCATCGAGAACTACCTGCCGCTCAAGGAAGAGCTGCTCGCACGCGGCCACACCTTCAAGAGCGACACCGACTCTGAAGTGGTCGCCCACCTGATCGAGGAGGCGTACCAGGGCAACCTCGAAGAAGCGGTGCAGGCGGCGCTGGCGCAGGTGCGCGGGGCCTACGCGCTCGTCGTGACCCATGTGGACCACCGCGAAATCGTGGCGGCCCGCACCGTGTCCCCGCTGGTGATGGGCGTGGGCGAAGGCGAGATGTTCCTGGCCTCGGACGTGCCCGCGCTGCTCGCCTACACCCGGCAGATGGTGTTCCTGATGGACGGCGATATGGTGATTCTCAGCGACGACGGCTACCGCGTCACCGACCTGCAAGGCCACCCCGTGCAGCGCGACGTGGAGACCATCGAGTGGGACGCCGAGGCCGCCGAGAAGGGCGGATTCGACACCTACATGCTCAAGGAAATCTACGAGCAGCCCCAGGCGCTGACCAACACCCTGCTCGGGCGCCTGCGTGACGAACAGGGC from Deinococcus radiodurans R1 = ATCC 13939 = DSM 20539 includes these protein-coding regions:
- a CDS encoding metallophosphoesterase yields the protein MRQVIVIPDLHGRVDLLRAAVDRFPSAHFLSLGDAIDRGPNSLATIELLLELHAAGRATLLMGNHERMAQEGPRWYKDYLGTHDMGDYRRAMEGYHWWMRAGGETVRRELGSLTLEQFPALLERYLNLPDLRRVVYVTADGEIHAEAPGADRPSVLVSHAAPPVAHQTHPNPLSAALWLRPFEGPFPLPDGVVYSLHGHTPVRQPTRLGRHVYVDLGAYETGRLALVELGNPQERPVIRVLQGRGTPETARKYMQFGEPMPSEELRLSEPRPAPPQSNSSPW
- a CDS encoding UDP-N-acetylmuramoyl-L-alanyl-D-glutamate--2,6-diaminopimelate ligase, translating into MRLSDLAAALQLPAPETDPQTDTEVTGVTHNAAWVQPGSAFVAIRGAKFDGHSFMEQAQAAGAVAVLGEGLADGQTSPLPYLTVPNARAALADAAAALAGHPSRELKVVGVTGTDGKTTTSWLTRHLLRSAGLATGLLSTVGYELPDGELRHFPAHFTTPEAPQVQDTLREMVAAGAQATVLEASSHALSLDRVRGVDWDVAVWTHLSSEHLDFHGTLDNYFADKRKLVERARFAVLNVDDPWTAQLRGIAPGETTYSAENQHADWRAQDIEERHSGLHFRVVSPAGDFQAELPMIGRFNVANALAGMAAAHHLGATALQLQAGLASFRGVPGRMELVPGGATSPRVIVDFAHTPPSLEKALGTLRATTAGHLWVVIGSAGGPRDPYKRAPLGEVATRLADHAILTEEDCRDTPLQDILNEMERGAREEGRSNFVSIGDRREAIRYAVTHAQPGDTVLLAGKGPEDTLERATETLPWNEVAEARAVLAER
- a CDS encoding deoxynucleoside kinase; this encodes MYVAVSGNIGSGKSTLTRMLAERYGLRPVYEPYAENPYLEDFYHDMRQYSFHSQVYFLSRRLEQHLGMVTGARYVIQDRTVFEDANIFARNLYESGQMGERDWQTYRGLYEGVLPALRVPDLLIHIDAGLPTLRRRIALRGRDYEQAIPDEYLAGLNRLYAGWIAAFDLCPVVRVDGDALDFVHDPQAFEWVCGRVQAHGYGLPLLR
- a CDS encoding deoxynucleoside kinase produces the protein MYVVVEGPIGVGKTSLAQRLAQRSGAELNLEVVEENPFLAKFYEQPQAYAFQVQAFFLLSRFKQLSQLWQPGLYRPEVVSDYLFDKDFIFAAMNLRDAEFDLYQDLYGHLSPRLPTPDLVVYLRADPPELLRRIARRGRPFEHDMKAAYLADLTGRYDDYFRTYAHPHLILEAGNYDFVANEADQQAIFDQIDAALAQAPAGEDR
- a CDS encoding PDZ domain-containing protein — translated: MDEVAAGSAAAVADLRGSLRNAKGQLLAPLGDVIVAVDGQSVRNSFDVIRLVAAKRPGETVTLTLWRDRQQVKVPVTLLKRTVG
- a CDS encoding S1C family serine protease, with the translated sequence MKPLRAAALTLLLFGAAAGAYLVGRVSAQQALVTPDEINTVEVVQAALPAVVRIDVRLRKEALQPGDDPVEVGSGFFYKRDLIVTNYHVVEDQEAITVTLSNGRQATARIEATDPGIDIALLRVQGVTAPGTLAFGDSARLVPGQKLLVIGTPLRFPNFVSTGIFSVLASARDVPRTDTIAQEVGQYLATTASIQQGNSGGPVLDSRGAVVGVAAANAAPNLAVAGLIGLALPSDLVAQSVDDLEKTGAPQRGTLGATLVDLDTLDPGCASSRA
- a CDS encoding FmdB family zinc ribbon protein, whose protein sequence is MPTYLYKDLNTGEIYELVQHMRDDPYTEHPETGAPVKRVLSRPAIAFKGSGFYVNDSRKSGGEGGGGE